One Engystomops pustulosus chromosome 7, aEngPut4.maternal, whole genome shotgun sequence DNA window includes the following coding sequences:
- the MGAT2 gene encoding alpha-1,6-mannosyl-glycoprotein 2-beta-N-acetylglucosaminyltransferase, producing the protein MRCRIYKRKVIILTLVVVACGLALWNSGKQKKNEFVEDPEVEKPHNRAHVSPGIRKMANESLGDKVQKTEVDNMTLAYRSVVFQLNFDQAVKNVETIKRPLNDIVIVVQVHNRPDYLRYLLESLRRAKGIENVLLIFSHDFWSPEINQIVATVDFCQVLQVFFPFSIQLYPNEFPGHDPKDCPRDIDKKDAIKLGCINAEYPDSFGHYREAKFSQTKHHWWWKLHFIWEKIRVLKDHKGLVLFIEEDHYLAPDFYYVLKKMWNRKIEECPDCDVMTLGTYTRLQTFSEKADKVEVKTWKSTEHNMGMAMSWDTYQKLIQCTDTFCSYDDYNWDWTLQHLTVTCLPKFWKVIVPEVPRIYHIGSCGMHHKKSCKPTTESAKLEALFTGNQNYLFPENVVISRRYSMAALSPHVKNGGWGDIRDHELCKSYRRLQ; encoded by the coding sequence ATGAGGTGCCGAATATATAAAAGGAAAGTCATTATCCTCACTCTGGTGGTGGTAGCCTGTGGATTGGCATTATGGAACAGTGGtaaacaaaagaaaaatgaatTTGTGGAAGATCCAGAGGTGGAAAAACCACACAACAGGGCACATGTGTCTCCAGGAATTAGGAAAATGGCCAATGAGTCACTTGGGGACAAGGTTCAGAAGACAGAAGTGGATAACATGAccttggcttacaggtctgtggTTTTCCAGCTTAATTTTGACCAAGCAGTTAAAAATGTGGAAACTATAAAGCGTCCTCTGAATGACATAGTGATAGTAGTGCAGGTGCACAATCGCCCTGACTATTTGCGCTATCTCTTAGAGTCTCTTCGCAGAGCCAAGGGTATAGAGAATGTCCTATTGATATTCAGCCATGACTTCTGGTCCCCTGAAATTAATCAGATTGTGGCCACTGTGGATTTTTGTCAAGTGCTTCAGGTATTTTTCCCCTTCAGTATCCAGCTCTACCCGAATGAATTCCCCGGTCATGACCCTAAGGACTGTCCTAGAGACATAGACAAGAAGGACGCAATAAAGCTTGGCTGCATCAATGCTGAATACCCAGACTCTTTTGGCCATTACAGAGAAGCCAAGTTCTCCCAGACAAAGCATCACTGGTGGTGGAAGCTGCATTTTATATGGGAGAAGATCAGGGTCTTAAAAGACCACAAAGGTCTAGTCTTGTTTATTGAAGAAGATCATTACCTGGCCCCTGACTTTTATTACGTCCTTAAAAAGATGTGGAATCGGAAGATCGAGGAATGCCCCGACTGTGACGTCATGACCCTTGGGACCTACACCCGCCTTCAGACCTTCTCTGAAAAAGCCGATAAAGTGGAAGTGAAGACGTGGAAATCTACAGAACATAACATGGGAATGGCCATGAGCTGGGACACCTACCAGAAACTTATCCAGTGTACAGACACTTTTTGCTCTTATGATGACTATAACTGGGACTGGACCCTTCAGCATCTTACTGTTACCTGTCTTCCGAAATTCTGGAAAGTTATTGTCCCTGAGGTTCCCAGAATTTATCACATTGGAAGCTGTGGAATGCACCATAAGAAATCATGTAAACCAACCACAGAAAGTGCCAAACTGGAGGCTTTGTTCACAGGCAACCAGAATTATTTGTTTCCTGAAAACGTAGTGATCAGTAGGCGATACTCAATGGCCGCTTTGTCACCTCATGTGAAAAATGGTGGATGGGGAGACATTAGAGACCATGAGTTATGTAAGAGCTATCGAAGACTGCAGTGA